A window of Indicator indicator isolate 239-I01 chromosome 40, UM_Iind_1.1, whole genome shotgun sequence contains these coding sequences:
- the ZBTB7B gene encoding zinc finger and BTB domain-containing protein 7B, with product MASPEDDLIGIPFPEHSSELLSCLNEQRQLGLLCDVTIKTQGLEYRTHRAVLAASSRYFKKLFAGPGPGQEVCELDFVGPEALGALLEFAYTATLTISSANMGEVLRAARLLEIPCVIAACVEILQGSGMEAPGPDDGDCERARRYLEAFATLPEGEVPAPPPPRPAARRSKKTRKFLQARGARLNNHAEEPPAETGGCSSPPPPPQMPSPPLPEELPLPYDSFELPEEEELPPHSFPFPYQPPLSPEEAASDEDPIDPDLMAYLSSLHHEALAPGLDSPDKLVRKRRSQMPQECPVCHKVIHGAGKLPRHMRTHTGEKPFACQVCGVRFTRNDKLKIHMRKHTGERPYSCQHCSARFLHSYDLKNHMHLHTGARPYECCRCHKAFAKDDHLQRHLKGQNCLEVRTRRRRRDDPPPPPAGPPGLDLSNGRLEGLRLSISPFWGPGQPKEEEEEAEGEEGPQPDEAVPVVETA from the exons ATGGCCAGCCCGGAGGACGACCTCATCGGCATCCCCTTCCCCGAGCACAGCAgcgagctgctgagctgcctgaACGAGCAGcggcagctggggctgctctgcgaCGTCACCATCAAGACTCAGGGGCTGGAATACCGCACCCACCGCGCCGTCCTGGCCGCCTCCAGCCGCTACTTCAAAAAGCTCTTTGCCGGACCGGGGCCGGGCCAGGAGGTCTGCGAGTTGGACTTCGTGGGGCCGGAGGCGCTGGGGGCGCTGCTGGAGTTCGCCTACACGGCCACGCTCACCATCAGCAGCGCCAACATGGGGGAGGTGCTGCGCGCCGCCCGCCTGCTGGAGATCCCCTGCGTGATCGCCGCCTGCGTGGAGATTCTGCAGGGCAGCGGCATGGAAGCGCCCGGCCCCGACGACGGCGACTGCGAGCGTGCCCGGCGCTACCTGGAGGCTTTCGCCACCCTCCCCGAGGGCGAGgtgcccgccccgccgccccctCGCCCCGCTGCCCGCCGCAGCAAGAAGACTCGCAAGTTCCTGCAAGCTCGTGGTGCCAGGCTCAACAACCACGCCGAGGAGCCGCCCGCCGAGACcgggggctgcagcagccccccGCCACCTCCTCAGATGCCCTCACCTCCTCTTCCCGAGGAGCTGCCTCTGCCCTATGACAGCTTCGAGCTGcccgaggaggaggagctgcccCCAcactcctttccctttccctaccAGCCTCCTCTGTCCCCCGAGGAGGCTGCCTCTGATGAGGACCCCATCGACCCCGACCTGATGGCGTACCTGAGCTCGCTGCACCACGAGGCGCTGGCACCCGGGCTGGACAGCCCTGACAAGCTGGTGCGGAAGCGCCGCTCGCAGATGCCCCAGGAGTGCCCTGTGTGCCACAAGGTCATCCATGGGGCCGGCAAGCTGCCCCGGCACATGCGCACACACACGGGCGAGAAGCCCTTCGCCTGCCAGGTCTGCGGGGTCCGCTTCACACG gaaCGACAAGCTGAAGATCCACATGCGCAAGCACACGGGGGAGCGGCCCTactcctgccagcactgcagcgcTCGCTTCCTGCACAGCTACGACCTGAAGAACCACATGCACCTGCACACGGGCGCCCGGCCCTACGAGTGCTGCCGCTGCCACAAGGCCTTCGCCAAGGACGACCACCTGCAGCGGCACCTCAAGGGCCAGAACTGCCTGGAGGTGCGgacccgccgccgccgccgcgacgatccgccgccgccgccagccGGCCCCCCGGGGCTCGACCTCTCTAATGGGCGGCTGGAGGGGCTGCGTCTCTCCATCAGCCCCTTCTGGGGGCCGGGACAACctaaggaggaggaagaggaggcggagggagaggaagggccTCAGCCGGACGAGGCCGTGCCGGTGGTGGAGACGGCGTAG